In Macrobrachium nipponense isolate FS-2020 chromosome 30, ASM1510439v2, whole genome shotgun sequence, a genomic segment contains:
- the LOC135202179 gene encoding myb-like protein X, with protein MEGLTEVDRQKEELQLLREAKERVEEEYEKIRIENEEYKRELEGLRRAMRSADEGMKEGVKEAEQWMIEKMDEKPGMVKKVEEREDESASDEGDMIAVSEDRKEGRQDKDRDEDKDKKGLEKKKNKGKKVSKDDRQDVKGIENVEKKEEYRTE; from the exons ATGGAAGGTTTGACAGAAGTTGACAGGCAGAAGGAGGAGTTGCAGTTgttgagggaagctaaggaaagagtgGAAGAAGAGTATGAGAAGATTAGGATTGAGAATGAAGAGTATAAGAGGGAATTGGAAGGGTTGAGAAGAGCGATGAGGAGTGCAGACGAGGGAATGAAAGAGGGAGTGAAAGAGGCTGAGCAGTGGATGATTGAGAAGATGGATGAAAA GCCAGGAatggtaaagaaagtggaagagcgagAGGATGAGAGTGCAAGTGATGAAGGTGATATGATTGCAGTAAGTGAGGATAGGAAAGAagggagacaggataaggatagggATGAGGATAAGGATAAGAAAGggcttgagaagaagaagaataagggaaaGAAAGTTAGTAAGGATGATAGACAAGATGTGAAAGGAATTGAGAATGTTGAGAAAAAGGAAGAGTACAGGACAGAATGA